A single window of Aquarana catesbeiana isolate 2022-GZ linkage group LG10, ASM4218655v1, whole genome shotgun sequence DNA harbors:
- the LOC141109886 gene encoding olfactory receptor 5AR1-like, whose amino-acid sequence MDHNYTTVTEFILIGLSEIVEVQVLIFMVFLMIYIITVIGNLSIILAYLFSRNLHTPMYFLLTNFSFLETCYISINIPKMLSNLLFENKTISFYGCAIQVYSFVVCGGTECYLLAAMAYDRYSAICHPLLYSIIMKRMVCIRLLIGSYLVGSANSLLHTVLTFTLPFCGSNNINHIFCDIPPILTLACADTRINQIVIFVTGICVVVGSFLLIVVSYIYIIMAIVRINSTSSRKKAFSTCTSHFTVVTIFYGSVMFMYLKPESSHAIVQDNLVAVMYTVIAPLLNPFIYSLRNRDVKMALVKMYHKLVASKKHLAES is encoded by the coding sequence ATGGACCATAACTACACAACTGTGACAGAATTCATTCTCATTGGACTTTCAGAAATTGTGGAAGTCCAAGTTTTAATTTTTATGGTGTTTTTAATGATTTACATTATTACTGTAATTGGAAACCTAAGTATTATTTTAGCTTATCTATTTAGCCGAAATCTTCACACTCCTATGTACTTTTTACTCACTAATTTTTCTTTTCTTGAAACCTGTTACATTTCAATCAATATTCCAAAGATGCTTTCTAACTTGTTATTTGAGAATAAGACCATTTCTTTCTATGGCTGTGCTATACAAGTCTATAGCTTTGTAGTCTGTGGTGGGACAGAGTGTTACTTACtagcagcaatggcatatgaccgGTATAGTGCAATATGTCACCCTCTTTTATATAGCATCATAATGAAAAGAATGGTTTGTATTCGACTTCTCATCGGGTCTTATTTGGTTGGCTCGGCAAATTCTCTGCTGCATACAGTTCTTACATTCACTTTGCCTTTTTGTGGTTCTAATAACATCAATCACATTTTTTGTGACATTCCACCAATATTAACCTTAGCATGTGCAGACACCAGGATTAATCAGATTGTTATTTTTGTGACCGGTATCTGTGTTGTGGTTGGTTCATTTTTATTAATTGTGGTatcgtatatatatattataatggctATTGTTAGAATTAATTCTACATCCAGTAGAAAGAAAGCGTTTTCCACTTGTACTTCACACTTCACGGTGGTTACTATATTTTATGGTTCTGTTATGTTTATGTACTTAAAGCCTGAATCAAGCCATGCCATTGTCCAGGACAATTTGGTGGCAGTCATGTATACAGTTATTGCACCTCTGTTAAACCCTTTTATCTACAGTCTAAGGAACAGAGACGTCAAAATGGCTCTTGTTAAAATGTATCATAAGCTGGTGGCATCTAAGAAGCATTTAGCAGAGTCTTGA